One window from the genome of Egibacteraceae bacterium encodes:
- a CDS encoding CoA-binding protein — protein MTTDEMTAAADRILDRYRTFAVVGASPSQGRASHGVMGVLQRHGYTVIPVNPDAAEVRGLPCYPDLASIPAPVDVVDIFRDSEVAGSHVDEAIAIGAKAVWLQLGVVDQEAAQRARDAGLEVVMDRCPAIELGRRTDE, from the coding sequence AGATGACCGCCGCCGCAGACCGGATCCTCGACCGCTACCGCACCTTCGCCGTCGTTGGCGCGTCCCCATCCCAGGGACGGGCCAGCCACGGCGTCATGGGTGTGCTGCAGCGTCACGGGTACACCGTCATCCCGGTGAACCCTGACGCGGCCGAGGTGCGGGGGCTGCCGTGCTATCCGGACCTCGCTTCCATCCCCGCCCCGGTGGACGTCGTGGACATCTTCCGCGACTCAGAGGTCGCCGGCAGCCACGTCGACGAAGCGATCGCGATCGGCGCCAAAGCGGTGTGGTTGCAGCTGGGTGTGGTCGACCAGGAGGCCGCCCAGCGGGCACGTGACGCCGGTCTGGAGGTCGTGATGGACCGCTGTCCCGCGATCGAGCTGGGCCGGCGCACCGACGAGTAG